Genomic segment of Clostridium sp. Marseille-P299:
ATTACAGGAGGTATGATCAATGACAATAGATAAGAAGAAAGAAAAAAATCAAAAAGTGAATAAAGATAAGAATCCATTTCAAAATATAATTCATATATGGAGAAATGGAGATATCTTTACAAGATTATCATTTTTTATTATGGGGTTATCAAATTTAGTTAGAAAGCAATTCATTACAGGATTTCTTTTTATAACTGCTGAAATAGGATTTCTTTTTTACATGTTAACGCTTGGTGCTACAGCATTATCGCATCTAGATGATTTGGGTGAAGTTCAACAAGGAATGTCCATAGATCCAGAGAGTGGGCTACCAGTAAAACACGCTGGAGACAATTCGATGCTTTTACTACTGGCAGGGGTAATTGCCATTTTTATATGTATAGTATTTATTGTCATATGGTATAGCAATCTAAAAGCGGGCTATGAAGTTCAAAAGTTAAAGCAAGAAGGAAAACATATTCCTTCCTTTTTTCAAACGATTCAGACTTACTTTGATAAAAAAATACATAGAACCTTAATCTTTCTACCATGCATTGGTATTTTAATCTTTAACATATTACCACTTGTTTTTATGATTCTAATAGCGTTTACTAATTTTGATTCAAAGCATCAACCACCTGGAAATTTATTTACATGGGTAGGTATTAAAAACTTTGCCACCATGCTAAATTCAAATAGTATTATCGGTAAAACATTCTGGCCTGTCCTTGGCTGGACCGTTACCTGGGCAATATGCTCCACTTTTTTAAACTACATTTTTGGAATGGTACTTGCTTTAATTATTAATCGTAAAGAAACTCGATTTAAAAAGTTATGGAGAACGATATTTGTTTTATCCATAGCAGTTCCATCCTTTGTCGCACTACTAACTATGAATACAATGTTTCAAGAAAATGGTCCAATTAACACTTTATTAAAATACTGGGGATTGATTGACAAATCATTACCATTCTTTACAAATGCAACTTGGGCTAGAGTATCAACTATTATTATTAACCTATGGGTTGGTATTCCTTATACTATGATAATAACAACAGGTATTCTTCAAAATATACCTGAAGAGTTATATGAGTCTGCTAAAGTTGATGGGGCTAACGCATTTGTTACTTTCTTTAAGATTACTTTACCTTATATGATCTTTGTAACTACGCCTTATTTAATAACTCAGTTTGTTGGAAATATTAACAACTTTAATGTCCTCTTTTTCTTAACAGGTGGTAATCCACTACCTCTTGATTATTATCAAGCCGGTAAAACGGATTTATTAGTTACTTGGTTATACAAATTAACGGTAAATAGTTTTGATTATTCATACGCAGCAGTTATCGGTATTTTCGTATTCGTCTTATGTGCTGGCGTTTCCTTAATTACTTACCGCAATACGAAATCTTATAAAAATGAGGAGGAATTTCAATGATGAAAAAGACACATTCTATGAAACGAAGAAAATTCCTTACGAACACATTAGTACATATATTCCTAAGCGTTTTAGCAATTATATGGATTTTTCCAATCCTTTGGATTATAATGACTTCATTTCGTGTTGAACAGATTCCTTATATGAGTTACTTTTTTCCAAAAGGATTTACACTAGATAATTATATTGCATTATTTACTGATGTCAGACAGTTTTTCTTTCTTCGCTGGTTTTTTAATACATTAATTGTTGCTATTTTCTCGTGCTTGATTTCTACAATGTATGTACTGTTTATTTCGTACTCATTTTCAAGAACTAGATTTAAGGCAAGAAAACCAATGATGAATCTTGGCTTAATTTTAAATATGTTTCCTGGTTTTATGTCAATGATTGCTGTATATTATATCCTTAAAGGTTTTGGTATTACACAATCGTTAGTGGCTTTAATACTTGTGTATTCGGGAAGTGCAGGACTTGGCTATTACATTGCAAAAGGCTTTTTTGATACGATACCTAAAGCAATCGATGAAGCTGCAATGATTGATGGTGCAACGAGATGGCATGTATTCACAAGGATTACAATACCGTTATCAAAACCAATCATTGTATATACGATACTTACATCGTTTATGGCTCCATGGGTAGATTTTATTTTTGCTAAGGTTATCATGGGAGATAATTATAAAAATTATACCGTAGCACTTGGTTTATGGACAATGCTTCAAAAGGAATACATTCAGACATGGTATACACGTTTTGCAGCAGGTGCAGTTTGTGTATCTATACCGATTGCATTATTGTTTATTGTTATGCAGAAATATTATGTTGAGGGTCTATCTGGTTCTGTGAAAGGATAATATTTTGAGGCAGTTTCTTATTTCATATTTGAAAATGAAACTGCCTTTCATTATGGAGGTTTTGAATGAAAAAGAAGCGATGGCTATCTAGAATGTTATGTTGTTTATTTCTTTTACATAGCTTACTTTTAACATCTTGTATGAAGTATGTAATTACATCCAAAACGGAAGAAGAGCTTCATATCATTGATGATAATTATAGAACGTATTATGAAGTTTTTCTTGCTTCTTATTATGATAGTAATGGTGATGGAGTTGGGGATATAAAAGGACTTATCCAAAAGTTAGATTATATTAATGATAATAACGAAGATACAGATACGGATTTAGGCTGTAATGGCATTTGGTTAATGCCAATCATGCCTTCTGATACTTATCATAAATATGATGTAAATGACTATTATTCCATTGACCCGGCGTATGGTACTATGGAGGACTTTAAAGAATTAATAAAGGAATGTGATAAAAAAGGTATTAAATTAATTATTGATTTGGTATTCAATCATACATCTGACA
This window contains:
- a CDS encoding sugar ABC transporter permease, producing the protein MKKTHSMKRRKFLTNTLVHIFLSVLAIIWIFPILWIIMTSFRVEQIPYMSYFFPKGFTLDNYIALFTDVRQFFFLRWFFNTLIVAIFSCLISTMYVLFISYSFSRTRFKARKPMMNLGLILNMFPGFMSMIAVYYILKGFGITQSLVALILVYSGSAGLGYYIAKGFFDTIPKAIDEAAMIDGATRWHVFTRITIPLSKPIIVYTILTSFMAPWVDFIFAKVIMGDNYKNYTVALGLWTMLQKEYIQTWYTRFAAGAVCVSIPIALLFIVMQKYYVEGLSGSVKG
- a CDS encoding carbohydrate ABC transporter permease; protein product: MTIDKKKEKNQKVNKDKNPFQNIIHIWRNGDIFTRLSFFIMGLSNLVRKQFITGFLFITAEIGFLFYMLTLGATALSHLDDLGEVQQGMSIDPESGLPVKHAGDNSMLLLLAGVIAIFICIVFIVIWYSNLKAGYEVQKLKQEGKHIPSFFQTIQTYFDKKIHRTLIFLPCIGILIFNILPLVFMILIAFTNFDSKHQPPGNLFTWVGIKNFATMLNSNSIIGKTFWPVLGWTVTWAICSTFLNYIFGMVLALIINRKETRFKKLWRTIFVLSIAVPSFVALLTMNTMFQENGPINTLLKYWGLIDKSLPFFTNATWARVSTIIINLWVGIPYTMIITTGILQNIPEELYESAKVDGANAFVTFFKITLPYMIFVTTPYLITQFVGNINNFNVLFFLTGGNPLPLDYYQAGKTDLLVTWLYKLTVNSFDYSYAAVIGIFVFVLCAGVSLITYRNTKSYKNEEEFQ